The genomic segment ACTGATGGCTATGGACTTAAAAACCATTTTTATCAATTAGTGAATTTAAATGAAGGAGAAAATGTCAACATAACAGTTAAATATGATCGTTCTAACACTGGACCATCTATTACTAGAACTAATAATCAAAATACAGACGCAGTTGCTAGTCAACAGCCTGTTAGTAATGAATCGAATTCTAATAATTCAATGTTATTAATTTTAGCAATTATTATTATTGGGATAATGGGCTATTTTATTTATAATATGATTAGTGATGATTCAACTTCGACAAAGAATAAACATAGAAACAAGAAGAAAAACAAGAGAAACAAGAAGAAAAATAATAAAAGTTTAAGTCCAAAAGAAGAAAAGAAAAAAGCTAGAAACTTATTATTAGAAGGTAAGATAAGTGAAAAAACTTATCAAGATATTATAGATGATATAGAAGATTAAACTTAAAAATCAATAAATTAAAGATTAACTGAGGAGGTATTAGAATGCCTGAAGTTGGATCAGTCGCCTTACTGATGTCATTACTATTTACAATTTATTCAATAATTGCTTATATTGTAGGTTTAATAAAGAAGAATAAAAAGTTATTAAAGAGTGCCCAAAATGGGGTTTTTACTAATGCTATTTTGACAACAGTTGCTTCAATTTCATTACTTTATGCGTTAATTACTAGTGATTTTAGTATTAAATATGTAGCTCATTATACTAATCAAGCTCTACCATTATTTTATAAAATTTCAGCCTTTTGGGCCGGTAACAGTGGTTCATTATTATTATGGTTTTGGGTTCTTTCTATATATGCTGCAATAATTGCTCTTTCTAAAAAGCCTGAAGGAGCAAAGATGAGACCATACGCTAGCTTGATTATAATGATAATTGGTCTGTTTTTTGCAGCATTACTTAATTTTGAAGCTAATCCTTTTACTGAGCTAGGATTTGTTCCTCAAGATGGACAAGGATTAAATCCAATGCTGCAAAATGTAGGAATGGTAATTCACCCAGTAACATTATACTTAGGTTATGTGGGCTTTACAGTACCTTTTGCTTTTGCTATGGCAGCATTATTTTTGAAAAAGTCTGGAGCAACTTGGATTAAATTAACTAGAAAGTGGACATTGATCTCTTGGTTATTTTTAAGTATAGGTATAATTTCTGGAGGTCAGTGGGCTTATGTAGAATTAGGTTGGGGAGGTTATTGGGCTTGGGACCCAGTAGAAAATGCTTCTTTATTACCCTGGCTAACTAGTACAGCTTTTCTACATTCAGTAATGATTCAAGAACGTAAAGGAATGTTAAAGGTCTGGAATGTATTATTAATAATTATCACATTCGTTTTAACATTATTTGGGACATTTTTAACTCGAAGTGGAGTATTATCTTCAGTACATGCATTTGGTGAGTCTAAAGTTGGATTATACTTCTTAATCTTTATGGGAGTTGTTTTAGCAGGAGCTCTTAACTTGTTTGCTATAAATCGTAAGACACTTGAGAGTGAAAATGAATTTGAATCTATATTATCTAAAGAAAGTAGTTTCTTATTTAATAATTTATTATTGGTAGGAGCAGCATTTGCTACTTTTTGGGGAACCATTTATCCAATTATTTCCGAAGCAATCAGAGGAGTTAAGGTTACAGTTGGGCCACCGTTTTATAATCAAGTAAATGTACCAATTGGGATTTTATTAGTTATCTTAACAGGGATTTGCCCTTTAATTGCCTGGCGTAAATCATCATTTAAAAATTTAAAGAAGAACTTCATGATTCCCTTTGTCTTAAGTCTAATTTCTGCATTAGGATTTTATGTTATTTTCAATATTAGAAGTTTATATCCACTATTAGCGACTACCTCTTGTTTCTTTGTTTTAATAACAATATTCTTGGAGTTCTATCGCGGGGTTAAAGCTAGAATGAAAATGACAGATGAAGGAGTTATGACATCTTTAGTTAGATTAATTAGTCGTAATCGACGGCGTTATGGCGGTTATATAGTTCATTTAGCTGTGATTATTATGGTAATCGGAATTACAGGATCTAGTGCCTATCAAAAAGAGATGGAAGTTACAGTTAATAAAGGAGAAGTCATTGAATACCATGATTATAATATTACATATAATGGTTTGAAAATTAATGAAGATCCCAACAAGACTACAGTTTATGCTGATTTAGATGTGAGAAGAAATGGAAAGTCATATACTACTTTAAGACCAGCAAAACAATACTTTAAAACATCGGAAGAACCTGTTACAGAAGTTGATTTTAAAAGTAGCATTAAAGAGGATTTATATTTGATTTTAGCTGGTTGGACAGATAGTGGTCAAAAAGCTATATTTAAAGTGATTATTAATCCTTTAATCGGTTGGCTATTCTTTGGAGTAAATATTTTAATCATCGGTACCTTAATTGCAGTTTGGCCTGATAAGAGACAACGTTCTATTGAGTTGTTAAAGGAGATGCATAGAGATGGCTAAAAAGATGATTGCTAAAAAGATGATTGCTACTTCGATTTTAATAAGC from the Selenihalanaerobacter shriftii genome contains:
- a CDS encoding heme lyase CcmF/NrfE family subunit, giving the protein MPEVGSVALLMSLLFTIYSIIAYIVGLIKKNKKLLKSAQNGVFTNAILTTVASISLLYALITSDFSIKYVAHYTNQALPLFYKISAFWAGNSGSLLLWFWVLSIYAAIIALSKKPEGAKMRPYASLIIMIIGLFFAALLNFEANPFTELGFVPQDGQGLNPMLQNVGMVIHPVTLYLGYVGFTVPFAFAMAALFLKKSGATWIKLTRKWTLISWLFLSIGIISGGQWAYVELGWGGYWAWDPVENASLLPWLTSTAFLHSVMIQERKGMLKVWNVLLIIITFVLTLFGTFLTRSGVLSSVHAFGESKVGLYFLIFMGVVLAGALNLFAINRKTLESENEFESILSKESSFLFNNLLLVGAAFATFWGTIYPIISEAIRGVKVTVGPPFYNQVNVPIGILLVILTGICPLIAWRKSSFKNLKKNFMIPFVLSLISALGFYVIFNIRSLYPLLATTSCFFVLITIFLEFYRGVKARMKMTDEGVMTSLVRLISRNRRRYGGYIVHLAVIIMVIGITGSSAYQKEMEVTVNKGEVIEYHDYNITYNGLKINEDPNKTTVYADLDVRRNGKSYTTLRPAKQYFKTSEEPVTEVDFKSSIKEDLYLILAGWTDSGQKAIFKVIINPLIGWLFFGVNILIIGTLIAVWPDKRQRSIELLKEMHRDG